Proteins from a genomic interval of Pseudodesulfovibrio nedwellii:
- the trsS gene encoding radical SAM (seleno)protein TrsS, translated as MSRIPRSVCPVCLKPISAEHETVGEETFLVKICPEHGEFRTVVWRGEPAFSDWSRVKIPSPPKKPFTRVDKGCPLDCGLCDAHRQHTCTAVIEVTWRCDLGCPVCFASSGKNAPPDPTHAELGFLFDRVKEASGYCNIQLSGGEPTVRDDLSDVIRLAKSKGFPFVQLNTNGLRIGREKGYAMSLAEAGLDSVFLQFDGLSDDVYQVLRGRSLVDLKLAALRALAEAGIGVVLVPTIIPGVNDHSLGTIIKLAAENSPHVRGVHFQPVSYFGRYAESPTDAERITLPELMRRLEQQTYGALQATHFMPPGCEHSHCSFHANYMVREDGQLQKLSAEGKCGCQPRPASEGADKAKAFVKRQWAAPEKILPMADAPDALDAFISRAATHTLAVSAMAFQDAWTLDLERLKGCCIHEVSPDGRLIPFCAYNLTSMDGETLYRGKCHGPASA; from the coding sequence TGGTGAACCTGCGTTTTCGGATTGGTCTCGGGTGAAGATACCTTCTCCGCCGAAAAAGCCTTTTACCCGTGTTGATAAAGGGTGTCCGCTTGATTGCGGATTGTGTGATGCCCACCGGCAGCATACTTGTACAGCGGTTATTGAGGTAACGTGGCGTTGCGACTTAGGCTGTCCGGTTTGTTTTGCTTCATCCGGCAAGAACGCACCACCAGATCCGACTCATGCTGAACTTGGCTTTTTGTTTGATCGGGTCAAGGAAGCATCCGGGTATTGCAATATTCAACTTTCTGGCGGCGAACCCACAGTGCGGGATGATTTGTCGGACGTGATCCGGCTTGCCAAGTCCAAGGGGTTCCCTTTTGTTCAACTCAATACCAATGGGCTACGCATCGGCCGCGAAAAAGGCTACGCGATGTCGTTGGCCGAAGCCGGGCTTGATTCCGTCTTTTTGCAATTCGACGGGTTGAGTGACGATGTGTATCAGGTCTTGCGTGGTCGTTCCCTTGTTGATCTTAAGTTGGCCGCGCTTCGGGCCTTGGCTGAAGCAGGCATCGGCGTGGTGCTGGTCCCCACAATCATACCGGGGGTCAACGATCATTCATTGGGTACCATTATTAAACTGGCAGCCGAAAATTCACCGCATGTGCGTGGTGTGCATTTTCAGCCTGTGAGTTATTTTGGGCGATACGCAGAATCGCCGACAGATGCAGAACGGATCACTTTGCCTGAACTCATGCGCCGTCTTGAACAACAGACATACGGTGCTCTTCAGGCAACCCATTTCATGCCGCCGGGGTGTGAACATTCACATTGCTCTTTTCATGCCAATTACATGGTGAGAGAGGACGGGCAGTTGCAGAAGCTCTCCGCTGAAGGCAAGTGCGGATGCCAGCCTCGTCCAGCTTCGGAAGGAGCGGATAAGGCCAAGGCCTTTGTAAAACGACAATGGGCGGCACCAGAAAAAATATTGCCCATGGCTGACGCGCCAGATGCTCTTGATGCTTTTATCAGCCGTGCGGCAACACATACTCTTGCGGTATCCGCTATGGCGTTTCAGGACGCCTGGACTCTGGATCTGGAGCGCCTCAAGGGGTGTTGTATTCATGAAGTTTCCCCGGACGGGAGATTGATTCCATTTTGTGCCTACAATTTGACCTCTATGGACGGAGAAACTTTGTACAGAGGTAAATGTCATGGGCCTGCCAGCGCTTGA